In the genome of Triticum urartu cultivar G1812 chromosome 5, Tu2.1, whole genome shotgun sequence, one region contains:
- the LOC125556216 gene encoding uncharacterized protein LOC125556216 — protein sequence MSVEILDGKTVQSFVEDEGAFNASVDGRFAALDANHDGLLSYAEMAGELMSLRVLEKHFGVDEAGALGPDELAGLYRGLFARFDHDGNGTVDRDEFRAEMKEVMLAVASGLGFVPVQMVVEEGSFLKVAVDRELARAA from the coding sequence ATGAGCGTGGAGATCCTGGACGGGAAGACGGTGCAGAGCTTCGTGGAGGACGAGGGCGCCTTCAACGCCTCCGTCGACGGCCGCTTCGCGGCGCTCGACGCCAACCACGACGGCCTGCTCTCCTACGCCGAGATGGCCGGGGAGCTCATGAGCCTCCGGGTCCTGGAGAAGCACTTCGGCGTCGACGAGGCCGGCGCCCTGGGGCCCGACGAGCTCGCGGGGCTCTACCGCGGCCTGTTCGCGCGCTTCGACCACGACGGCAACGGCACCGTGGACCGCGACGAGTTCAGGGCTGAGATGAAGGAGGTCATGCTCGCCGTGGCCAGCGGGCTCGGGTTCGTGCCGGTGCAGATGGTGGTCGAGGAGGGAAGCTTTCTCAAGGTGGCCGTGGACAGGGAGCTGGCCAGAGCTGCCTGA
- the LOC125509707 gene encoding anamorsin homolog, translating into MAAAAALAVTDELALPLRAVGCLAAAAGVSREEVVVITQCASPGGKFPFDDASVGAVLSVIKNVESFGEQLVAEISRVLKAGGIVLVQSFTPSSDQKLNNYIERQLLMGGFVEVNASATSSQDGVQSVTIKAKKPSWSMGSSFPLRKAIKALPKIEIDDDDELIDEDSLLTEEDLKKPQLPVAGDCEVGATNKACKNCSCGRAEAELKMEKLGLTAEQIDNPVSACGSCGLGDAFRCSTCPYRGLAPFKLGEKVTLSDNFLLVDI; encoded by the exons atggcggcggcggcggcgctcgcggTCACGGACGAGCTGGCCCTGCCGCTTCGCGCGGTGGGGTGCCTGGCGGCGGCCGCCGGGGTCTCGCGGGAGGAGGTCGTCGTCATCACACAGTGCGCCTCGCCCG GTGGGAAGTTTCCTTTTGATGATGCATCCGTTGGTGCTGTCCTGTCTGTCATTAAAAATGTGGAGAGCTTCGGGGAGCAGTTGGTTGCTGAAATTAGCCGAGTGCTGAAAGCTGGTGGAATTGTGCTGGTACAGAGCTTCACACCCTCCTCTGATCAGAAG CTAAACAATTATATCGAGCGCCAACTACTCATGGGCGGTTTTGTTGAAGTGAACGCTTCTGCTACAAGCTCACAGGATGGCGTGCAGTCTGTTACT ATCAAGGCAAAGAAGCCATCTTGGAGTATGGGTTCTTCCTTCCCCCTGAGAAAAGCAATAAAGGCTCTTCCAAAGATTGAAATCGATGACGACGATGAACTGATTGATGAAGACAGCCTCTTGACCGAGGAAGACTTGAAGAAACCACAGCTTCCAGTTG CCGGAGATTGTGAAGTGGGAGCCACAAATAAGGCATGCAAGAATTGCAGTTGTGGCAGGGCTGAGGCTGAGCTGAAGATGGAGAAGCTGGGGCTGACTGCAGAACAGATCGATAACCCCGTGTCAGCTTGTGGCAGT TGTGGGTTGGGCGATGCGTTCCGTTGCAGCACTTGCCCATACAGAGGCCTGGCACCGTTTAAGTTGGGAGAGAAG GTCACCTTGTCTGACAACTTCCTTTTGGTCGACATATGA
- the LOC125509708 gene encoding uncharacterized protein LOC125509708 → MSVEILDGKTVQSFVEDEGAFNSSVDGRFAALDTNHDGLLSYSEMAQELMSLRVLEKHFGVDESAMSRGELVELYRGLFARFDRDGNGTVDLEEFRAEMKEVMLAVANGLGFLPVQMVVEEGSFLKVAVDRELAKAT, encoded by the coding sequence ATGAGTGTAGAAATCCTTGATGGCAAGACCGTCCAGAGCTTCGTCGAGGACGAAGGCGCCTTTAACTCATCGGTGGATGGGCGGTTTGCGGCCCTCGACACCAACCATGATGGCCTGCTGTCATACTCCGAGATGGCCCAGGAGCTGATGAGCCTCAGGGTTCTTGAGAAGCACTTTGGCGTTGACGAGTCCGCCATGAGCCGTGGTGAGCTTGTCGAGCTTTACCGTGGTCTGTTTGCGAGGTTCGACCGAGACGGCAATGGCACGGTGGACCTTGAGGAGTTCCGGGCTGAGATGAAGGAGGTGATGCTCGCTGTGGCTAACGGGCTCGGCTTCCTGCCGGTGCAGATGGTGGTCGAGGAAGGCAGCTTTCTGAAGGTGGCTGTGGACCGGGAGCTGGCCAAAGCAACTTGA
- the LOC125509705 gene encoding bifunctional peptidase and (3S)-lysyl hydroxylase JMJD7 translates to MERGVRELWAESRELLGLHSPDAVARADLPPTPLAFLRDHVSPGRPLLVSAAATRHWPAASLWPTESYLPDALRSTDVSVHLTPDGRADALAAHPRRPGARCFASAHVRRVDFPAAVRLIRDSDPAAGPVAYAQQQDDCLRGEYAAVAGDVDAHVPWASEALGCLPEAVNLWIGNACSVTSFHKDHYDNIYVVLSGEKHFLLLPPTEHHRLHVRDYPAAGYVPVEEGEEVPELKLEMEEPERVVPWSSVDPYPASPEEMAAQVSACPLYFKGPRPIRCTVRAGEMLYLPSMWFHHVSQSPGPNELTIAVNYWYDMQFDIKYAYFNFLRSLEIKDSPLENNDDAFEGELEEKKD, encoded by the coding sequence ATGGAGCGCGGCGTGCGGGAGCTGTGGGCGGAGTCGCGCGAGCTGCTGGGCCTCCACTCCCCGGACGCCGTGGCGCGCGCCGACCTGCCCCCGACCCCGCTCGCCTTCCTCCGCGACCACGTCTCCCCGGGCCGCCCGCTCCTcgtctccgccgccgccacccgccactgGCCCGCCGCCTCGCTCTGGCCCACCGAATCCTACCTCCCGGACGCGCTCCGCTCCACCGACGTCTCCGTCCACCTCACCCCCGACGGCCGCGCTGACGCCCTCGCCGCGCACCCGCGCCGTCCCGGCGCCAGGTGCTTCGCGTCGGCGCACGTCCGCCGGGTCGACTTCCCCGCCGCCGTGCGACTCATCAGGGACTCCGACCCGGCCGCCGGCCCGGTGGCGTACGCGCAGCAGCAGGACGACTGCCTGCGCGGGGAGTACGCAGCGGTGGCCGGCGACGTGGACGCGCACGTGCCCTGGGCCAGCGAGGCGCTTGGCTGCCTCCCCGAGGCCGTCAACCTCTGGATCGGCAACGCCTGCTCCGTCACCTCCTTCCACAAGGACCACTACGACAACATCTACGTCGTCCTCTCCGGCGAGAAGCATTTCCTCCTCCTGCCCCCCACCGAGCACCACCGCCTCCACGTCCGCGACTACCCCGCCGCCGGCTACGTCCCGGTggaggaaggggaggaggtgccgGAGCTCAAGCTGGAGATGGAAGAGCCCGAGAGGGTCGTGCCGTGGAGCAGCGTGGACCCGTACCCGGCGTCGCCGGAGGAGATGGCGGCGCAGGTCTCAGCCTGCCCGCTCTACTTCAAGGGTCCCAGGCCGATTCGTTGCACCGTCCGCGCCGGCGAGATGCTCTACTTGCCGAGCATGTGGTTTCACCATGTCAGCCAGAGCCCCGGGCCTAACGAGCTCACCATTGCCGTCAACTACTGGTATGACATGCAGTTTGACATCAAGTACGCCTACTTTAACTTCCTGAGGTCACTGGAGATCAAAGATTCTCCATTGGAGAACAATGATGATGCTTTCGAAGGTGAGCTCGAGGAGAAGAAGGATTGA
- the LOC125509709 gene encoding induced stolen tip protein TUB8-like produces the protein MATADVQNPTAALTEEAPAVETPVAAEEVAKTEEVPAPVEAEVEAPAPVEVEATKEEAPAAAETEETKEPEPAAAAEPEAETPKEPAVVETETKEAVAEAEPAVAEEVKEEAAPAAEPEVAAVAEEAPAAAEEEPAAAVASVSV, from the exons ATGGCCACCGCTGAT GTCCAGAACCCGACGGCCGCGCTGACGGAGGAGGCGCCCGCGGTGGAGACGCCCGTCGCCGCCGAGGAGGTTGCTAAGACAGAGGAGGTCCCCGCGCCGGTGGAGGCCGAAGTCGAGGCGCCTGCCCCCGTCGAGGTTGAGGCGACCAAGGAGGAGGCACCGGCCGCCGCCGAGACGGAGGAGACCAAGGAGCCCGAGCCAGCAGCTGCTGCCGAGCCGGAGGCCGAGACGCCGAAAGAGCCAGCCGTGGTCGAGACAGAGACCAAGGAGGCGGTGGCAGAGGCCGAGCCGGCGGTGGCAGAGGAGGTGAAGGAGGAGGCGGCGCCTGCTGCCGAGCCGGAGGTGGCGGCCGTCGCCGAGGAAGCACCTGCTGCTGCGGAGGAGGAGCCGGCCGCCGCGGTGGCCAGCGTCAGCGTGTGA
- the LOC125509710 gene encoding skin secretory protein xP2-like: protein MATADVQNPSAALTEEAPAVEKPVAAEEVAKTEEAPAPVEAEVEAPAPVEVEETKGEAPAAVEAEETKEPEPAAAAEPEAEAPAVVETETKEAVAEAEPAAAEEVKEEAAPAAEAEPAAPAAAEEAPVEAAAAAVASVSV from the exons ATGGCCACCGCTGAT GTCCAGAACCCATCGGCCGCGCTGACGGAGGAGGCGCCCGCGGTGGAGAAGCCGGTCGCCGCCGAGGAGGTCGCGAAGACGGAGGAAGCCCCCGCGCCGGTGGAGGCCGAAGTCGAGGCGCCTGCCCCCGTCGAGGTTGAGGAGACCAAGGGGGAGGCGCCGgcagcagttgaggcagaggagacgaaggagccCGAGCCAGCAGCTGCGGCCGAACCGGAGGCCGAGGCGCCCGCCGTGGTCGAGACAGAGACCAAGGAGGCCGTGGCTGAGGCAGAGCCGGCGGCGGCCGAGGAGGTGAAGGAAGAGGCGGCGCCTGCTGCCGAGGCCGAGCCGGCCGCTCCCGCTGCTGCTGAGGAAGCACCGGTGGAGGCAGCCGCGGCCGCGGTGGCCAGCGTCAGCGTGTGA